From Actinopolyspora lacussalsi, a single genomic window includes:
- a CDS encoding AcrR family transcriptional regulator (product_source=COG1309; cath_funfam=1.10.10.60; cog=COG1309; pfam=PF00440; superfamily=46689,48498), with protein MEIAQRAGSGRKRMSRAEREQQILGIAEEVFAERGYQAAAMDDIAQRVGLSKPMLYEYFGSKEGLLLACLERAKRELLECTSAAAASAESPEQLLHDGLLAFFRFGEDHKQSWALLRNESAVPGMELDTELEGIRRQQVGFTSDMLRMSLPETDEYRMEAFAEAIIGACERMALWRENHPEVTPEMATEHLMALIGPSLSGEARSFSEPAYSEPASSEQTSVTWEPLGRTTRSPESSSHDQG; from the coding sequence GTGGAGATCGCACAGCGGGCGGGCTCGGGCCGCAAACGGATGTCGAGGGCCGAACGGGAACAGCAGATCCTGGGGATCGCGGAGGAAGTGTTCGCCGAGCGCGGCTACCAGGCTGCGGCCATGGACGACATCGCGCAGCGCGTCGGCCTGTCCAAACCGATGCTGTACGAGTACTTCGGTTCCAAGGAAGGGCTGCTGCTGGCCTGTCTGGAGCGGGCCAAACGCGAACTGCTGGAGTGCACCTCCGCCGCGGCGGCCAGTGCCGAGAGTCCCGAGCAACTGCTGCACGACGGACTGCTGGCCTTCTTCCGGTTCGGCGAGGACCACAAGCAGTCCTGGGCGCTGCTGCGCAACGAATCGGCCGTTCCCGGCATGGAGTTGGACACCGAGCTGGAGGGGATCCGCAGGCAGCAGGTGGGTTTCACCTCGGACATGCTGCGCATGTCGCTGCCGGAGACCGACGAGTACCGCATGGAGGCCTTCGCCGAAGCGATCATCGGGGCCTGCGAGCGCATGGCGCTGTGGCGGGAGAATCACCCGGAGGTCACCCCGGAGATGGCCACCGAGCACCTGATGGCGCTGATCGGCCCGAGCCTGTCCGGCGAGGCACGCTCGTTCTCCGAACCGGCGTACTCCGAACCGGCGTCTTCCGAACAGACCTCCGTCACGTGGGAACCGCTCGGTCGAACAACCCGCTCACCGGAATCGTCTTCACACGATCAGGGGTAG
- a CDS encoding cation diffusion facilitator CzcD-associated flavoprotein CzcO (product_source=COG2072; cath_funfam=3.50.50.60; cog=COG2072; pfam=PF00743; superfamily=51905) — protein MGNEPREQHRYDTSVVIVGSGFSGLGTAIRLKMEGVEDFVLLEKSRELGGTWRDNTYPGCACDVPSLMYSFSFEQNPDWSRMFAEQGEIEQYLRHCAEKYDVEKHIHYGVEFTGAEWDEQTHRWHVSTADGTEYVGRALVSGVGALHIPNYPDLPGLERFRGEAFHSADWNHDYDLTGKRVAVVGTGASAIQFVPQVAKQASRLNLFQRTPPWIQPKPDRPIPAKLRRAFRYVPFLQRAVRFAIYMTLEIRSVAVLREPRLQRVSQWLAKRFIRKQVHDKRIREAVTPDYSMGCKRILLSSDFYPALNRSNVDLNTSGVAEVRENSVVDGEGVEHPVDVIVFGTGFHVTDAFDHLEIVGRGGRKLRDAWKDGMEAHKGITVSGFPNLYFLLGPNTGLGHNSVVFMIESQINYVLSILRPLLRGEFTQADVRQSAQDEFNERIQSHLADAVWSDGGCQSWYLDANGVNRTLWPGFTWNYWWQTRKADPKDYELQRSGAR, from the coding sequence ATGGGTAACGAACCGCGGGAACAACACAGGTACGACACCTCCGTGGTCATCGTCGGTAGCGGTTTCTCGGGATTGGGCACCGCCATCCGGCTCAAGATGGAGGGCGTCGAGGACTTCGTCCTGCTGGAGAAGTCCCGGGAGCTAGGGGGGACCTGGCGGGACAACACCTACCCCGGGTGCGCCTGTGACGTCCCCTCCCTGATGTACTCGTTCTCCTTCGAGCAGAACCCCGACTGGTCGAGGATGTTCGCCGAGCAGGGCGAGATCGAGCAGTACCTGCGCCACTGCGCCGAGAAGTACGACGTCGAAAAGCACATCCACTACGGGGTCGAGTTCACCGGCGCGGAGTGGGACGAGCAGACGCACCGGTGGCACGTCTCCACAGCCGACGGCACCGAGTACGTGGGCAGGGCGCTGGTTTCCGGGGTGGGCGCACTGCACATCCCGAACTACCCGGACCTGCCGGGACTGGAGCGCTTCCGGGGCGAGGCCTTTCACTCGGCCGACTGGAACCACGACTACGACCTCACCGGCAAACGGGTCGCGGTGGTGGGGACCGGGGCCAGCGCGATCCAGTTCGTCCCGCAGGTCGCCAAGCAGGCGTCGAGGCTGAACCTGTTCCAGCGCACGCCGCCGTGGATCCAGCCGAAGCCGGATCGCCCGATTCCGGCGAAACTGCGCCGCGCCTTCCGCTACGTTCCCTTCCTGCAGCGCGCCGTGCGGTTCGCCATCTACATGACGCTGGAGATACGTTCGGTGGCCGTGCTGCGCGAGCCCCGGCTGCAGCGCGTCTCGCAGTGGTTGGCCAAGCGGTTCATCCGCAAACAGGTGCACGACAAGCGTATCCGTGAGGCGGTCACCCCGGACTACTCGATGGGGTGCAAGCGGATCCTGCTCTCCAGCGACTTCTATCCCGCGCTGAACCGGTCCAATGTGGATCTCAACACGAGCGGTGTCGCCGAGGTGCGCGAGAACTCGGTGGTCGACGGCGAGGGGGTCGAACACCCGGTGGACGTGATCGTCTTCGGCACCGGATTCCACGTCACCGACGCGTTCGACCACCTGGAGATCGTCGGCAGGGGTGGCCGCAAGCTGCGGGACGCGTGGAAGGACGGCATGGAGGCGCACAAGGGGATAACGGTCTCCGGTTTCCCCAACCTGTACTTCCTGCTCGGGCCGAACACCGGGCTGGGGCACAACTCGGTGGTGTTCATGATCGAGTCGCAGATCAACTACGTGCTCAGCATCCTGCGCCCACTGCTTCGGGGCGAGTTCACCCAGGCCGACGTGCGCCAGTCGGCCCAGGACGAGTTCAACGAGCGGATCCAGTCGCACCTCGCCGATGCCGTGTGGTCGGACGGCGGCTGCCAGAGCTGGTACCTGGACGCCAACGGGGTCAACCGCACCCTCTGGCCCGGTTTCACCTGGAACTACTGGTGGCAGACCCGCAAGGCCGATCCGAAGGACTACGAGCTCCAGCGCTCCGGGGCGCGTTGA
- a CDS encoding hypothetical protein (product_source=Hypo-rule applied; superfamily=69979): MSEARALSSEQISGLREELDNGTTPTVWFTGSAVGVDAGRSGKVVAMDEPAEGEFLQVKPAGSKDVLSFSAAEVTLDKPAPKRKETGRAAKKKGADEAQPDTPAEPARTGPTATTSAATGDPGGTTNTAKDSGAAERGTDTAGTSKRSGGSASSSSAGEQSNKTESTGSKRNGTSRTGGSTSKNNSPRRPAGATIILTAGEDGHWSVEVSNGRKRVLRPTDVPASAVGQAAKALHDDVAQAVEPLLEAEREHQRARVEQLQRELDEAQRRLEELGTR; this comes from the coding sequence ATGTCCGAGGCCCGTGCGCTGTCCTCCGAACAGATCAGCGGCCTTCGTGAGGAACTGGACAACGGAACCACACCCACCGTGTGGTTCACCGGTTCGGCGGTCGGCGTCGACGCCGGGCGCTCCGGCAAGGTCGTCGCCATGGACGAGCCTGCGGAAGGGGAGTTCCTGCAGGTCAAACCCGCAGGATCCAAGGACGTGCTGTCCTTCTCGGCAGCCGAGGTGACCCTGGACAAGCCCGCACCGAAACGCAAGGAGACCGGTCGGGCCGCCAAGAAGAAGGGTGCCGACGAGGCTCAGCCGGACACCCCCGCCGAGCCGGCTCGAACCGGGCCGACCGCCACCACGTCCGCGGCTACGGGTGATCCGGGCGGCACGACGAACACGGCGAAGGACTCCGGAGCGGCCGAACGCGGCACCGACACCGCGGGGACGTCGAAACGATCCGGTGGTTCAGCGTCCTCCTCGAGTGCAGGGGAACAGTCGAACAAGACCGAGTCGACCGGTTCCAAGCGCAACGGTACTTCCCGTACGGGCGGGAGTACGTCCAAGAACAACTCCCCGCGTCGTCCCGCGGGTGCGACCATCATTCTCACCGCGGGCGAGGACGGGCATTGGAGCGTCGAGGTCAGCAACGGTAGGAAGCGGGTACTGCGTCCGACCGACGTCCCGGCCTCCGCCGTGGGACAGGCGGCGAAAGCGCTGCACGACGACGTCGCGCAGGCGGTTGAGCCCTTGCTGGAGGCGGAGCGGGAACACCAGCGCGCCAGGGTGGAGCAGCTGCAGCGCGAGCTCGACGAGGCCCAGCGCAGGCTGGAGGAACTCGGCACCCGGTGA
- a CDS encoding DNA-binding transcriptional regulator of glucitol operon (product_source=COG4578; cog=COG4578; transmembrane_helix_parts=Outside_1_9,TMhelix_10_32,Inside_33_43,TMhelix_44_66,Outside_67_158) encodes MKGRLLSPGWVLLHLVFLAAVVATGWLGWWQWERAHDAGGSFQNLGYALQWPLFGAFTVFLWYQVIRISLGSAEEEAAEPVMAPELSAPAADAHEEADEAGSSPTAVPNRVAEDSGPEHPRRSPVPERAPSVTEEEDPQLVEYNRYLAELNAADSRHR; translated from the coding sequence GTGAAGGGCCGTCTGCTTTCGCCGGGCTGGGTACTGCTGCACCTGGTGTTTCTCGCCGCCGTCGTCGCCACCGGCTGGCTGGGCTGGTGGCAGTGGGAACGTGCCCACGACGCGGGGGGTAGTTTCCAGAACCTCGGATACGCACTGCAGTGGCCGCTGTTCGGTGCGTTCACCGTATTCCTGTGGTACCAGGTGATCCGGATCTCGCTCGGCAGCGCGGAGGAGGAAGCGGCCGAACCGGTCATGGCACCGGAACTGTCCGCTCCGGCTGCCGATGCCCACGAGGAGGCGGACGAGGCGGGATCGTCGCCCACGGCTGTCCCGAACCGTGTCGCCGAGGACAGCGGTCCGGAACACCCGAGACGTTCCCCGGTTCCGGAGCGCGCGCCATCGGTCACCGAGGAGGAGGATCCGCAGCTCGTCGAGTACAACCGCTATCTCGCCGAGCTCAACGCCGCCGACTCACGACACCGCTGA
- a CDS encoding hypothetical protein (product_source=Hypo-rule applied): protein MTDPFLDSIAAALAGQAAAALGSAGSAALAKVRELVRGKSEADPRTGAALEAAEDRPADHPKVIALAERLEQLEHDDPEFGARLREVGEPVHQRLRATGNRTVNQFNGNAHNVVQGETFDRIEFNG from the coding sequence ATGACCGATCCCTTCCTGGACTCCATCGCCGCGGCCCTGGCCGGGCAGGCCGCGGCGGCGCTCGGCAGCGCGGGCTCGGCGGCGCTGGCGAAGGTGCGGGAGCTCGTGCGAGGCAAGTCCGAAGCGGACCCGCGGACCGGGGCGGCGCTGGAAGCCGCCGAGGACCGTCCCGCCGATCACCCGAAAGTCATTGCGCTGGCCGAACGGCTCGAACAACTCGAACACGACGATCCCGAGTTCGGCGCACGATTGCGCGAGGTGGGTGAACCCGTACATCAGCGGCTGCGGGCCACCGGCAACCGGACGGTCAACCAGTTCAACGGCAACGCGCACAACGTGGTGCAGGGTGAAACGTTCGACCGGATCGAGTTCAACGGCTAG
- a CDS encoding membrane peptidoglycan carboxypeptidase (product_source=COG0744; cath_funfam=1.10.3810.10,3.40.710.10; cog=COG0744; pfam=PF00905,PF00912; superfamily=56601) has translation MASLMLPAAIGAGAMVNETTSAMSRMSDSLEKARMPLTTEVLDRNGDPIAHFYDDYRVPTSSDQIADTMRSAITAIEDKRFWDHNGVDWQGTMRALATNISSGSVQEGASTITQQYVKNYLVHVAADNKVERHDAQATTIARKLREARLAVELERTMSKGEILSSYLNVVPFGNQTFGVGAAAQTYFGIGPDQLNIQQAALLAAIVNAPGALNPNSNPDAARERRNEVIDRMAEPNNNFRITKEDAERAKQQPLGVLSPLGRPPSSCVSAGGSATNGFFCSYLRDYLNEAGFSDKELENGGYTIHTTMDPEATKSAKKAAEAQVPKNSDNIANPMAIVEPGQNSHKVRALVANRDYGNDASKGQTAYNITTEVIPQGAGSVFKIFTAAAAIQQGWSPNDTIPVPSAYTTHQFGHGQQWTVHNAEGVSTGNRSLRDALATSPNTGFVWLLERVGLNNAVDMAEKLGLRHSLSRMVDADGDSDTDEKISKAKDIKQSRQGSFTLGVTPVSVLELSNVMATIASDGKWCPPTPVESITDRDGNPVQVNEESCSQVVAPRTAHGLAQGLADDHKAGGTSHAAAESAGWTRPLMAKTGTTQYYQSAVLVGATPQMAGAVMTYTDGPPYEGICVNGSAAPYQCSNTGGNLFGGTIPARTFYPAMNTVHEGLPVKQLPEF, from the coding sequence GTGGCGAGTCTGATGCTGCCCGCCGCCATCGGTGCCGGTGCGATGGTGAACGAGACGACCTCGGCCATGTCCCGGATGTCGGATTCGCTGGAGAAGGCGCGAATGCCGCTTACCACCGAGGTGCTCGACCGCAACGGCGATCCGATCGCCCATTTCTACGACGACTACCGGGTCCCCACCTCCTCGGACCAGATCGCCGACACCATGCGCTCGGCCATCACCGCGATCGAGGACAAGCGGTTCTGGGATCACAACGGTGTCGACTGGCAGGGCACCATGCGCGCGCTGGCCACCAACATCAGCAGTGGCTCCGTGCAGGAGGGCGCCTCCACGATCACGCAGCAGTACGTGAAGAACTACCTGGTGCACGTGGCGGCCGACAACAAGGTGGAGCGCCACGACGCCCAGGCCACCACCATCGCCCGCAAGCTGCGCGAGGCGCGGTTGGCCGTGGAGCTCGAACGCACCATGAGCAAGGGTGAGATCCTCTCCTCTTACCTGAACGTGGTGCCGTTCGGCAACCAGACGTTCGGTGTGGGAGCCGCCGCCCAGACCTACTTCGGCATCGGCCCGGACCAGTTGAACATTCAGCAGGCCGCGCTGCTGGCCGCGATCGTCAACGCCCCCGGCGCGCTCAACCCGAACAGCAACCCGGACGCGGCGCGGGAGCGGCGCAACGAGGTCATCGATCGGATGGCCGAGCCGAACAACAACTTCCGGATCACCAAGGAGGACGCCGAGCGTGCCAAGCAGCAGCCGCTCGGGGTGCTCTCCCCGCTGGGCCGGCCGCCGAGCAGCTGCGTGAGCGCGGGCGGCAGCGCCACCAACGGATTCTTCTGCTCCTACCTGCGGGACTACCTCAACGAGGCCGGTTTCAGTGACAAGGAGCTGGAGAACGGCGGCTACACCATCCACACCACGATGGATCCCGAGGCCACCAAGTCGGCCAAGAAGGCGGCCGAGGCGCAGGTGCCCAAGAACTCCGACAACATCGCCAACCCGATGGCGATCGTGGAACCGGGCCAGAACAGCCACAAGGTCCGGGCGTTGGTCGCCAACCGCGACTACGGCAACGACGCCAGCAAGGGACAGACGGCCTACAACATCACCACCGAAGTGATTCCCCAAGGAGCCGGTTCGGTGTTCAAGATCTTCACCGCCGCCGCCGCGATCCAGCAGGGGTGGAGCCCGAACGACACGATTCCGGTTCCGTCCGCTTACACGACGCACCAGTTCGGCCACGGGCAGCAGTGGACCGTGCACAACGCCGAGGGCGTCTCCACCGGGAACAGAAGCCTGCGGGACGCGCTGGCCACCTCCCCGAACACCGGGTTCGTTTGGTTGCTGGAACGGGTCGGGCTGAACAACGCCGTGGACATGGCAGAGAAACTGGGGCTGCGCCACAGTCTCAGTCGGATGGTGGATGCCGACGGTGACTCCGACACGGACGAGAAGATCTCCAAGGCGAAGGACATCAAGCAGAGCAGGCAGGGCTCGTTCACGCTCGGTGTCACACCGGTGAGCGTGCTGGAGCTGTCCAACGTCATGGCCACCATCGCCAGCGACGGCAAGTGGTGCCCGCCCACTCCGGTGGAGTCGATCACCGACCGCGACGGCAACCCGGTCCAGGTCAACGAGGAGTCCTGTTCACAGGTGGTCGCGCCGCGCACCGCGCACGGACTGGCGCAGGGGCTGGCCGACGACCACAAGGCGGGCGGTACCTCGCACGCCGCCGCCGAGTCCGCGGGCTGGACCAGGCCGCTGATGGCCAAGACGGGAACCACGCAGTACTACCAGTCCGCCGTGCTGGTCGGTGCCACTCCGCAGATGGCGGGCGCCGTGATGACCTACACCGACGGCCCGCCCTACGAGGGCATCTGCGTCAACGGCAGTGCGGCGCCTTACCAGTGCAGCAACACGGGCGGGAACCTCTTCGGTGGCACCATTCCGGCGCGGACGTTCTATCCGGCCATGAACACGGTGCACGAGGGTCTTCCGGTCAAGCAGCTGCCCGAGTTCTGA
- a CDS encoding membrane protease YdiL (CAAX protease family) (product_source=COG1266; cog=COG1266; pfam=PF02517; superfamily=51735; transmembrane_helix_parts=Inside_1_11,TMhelix_12_34,Outside_35_38,TMhelix_39_61,Inside_62_90,TMhelix_91_113,Outside_114_139,TMhelix_140_162,Inside_163_173,TMhelix_174_196,Outside_197_210,TMhelix_211_233,Inside_234_239,TMhelix_240_262,Outside_263_271,TMhelix_272_294,Inside_295_320), which produces MSSEYDRVDVRGVVGFVLIAYIPAWLLTLPLWLSGQGLSWGWYPPLLIAMMFMPAVATFVTNRWISPRGRMLRETGVTHPSGIRGWWRYGLLGWIGAPVAMLLALLVGWALTVYDAHWFDFAGLPGQLRFALTDQAPDSAFMGGLLLVLHVFVFGWLNVIPAAGEEWGWRGYLTPALLPLGQPAAFLITGVLWGLWHAPLLVLGYNYPTVPVVAAFIMMIIFCVLVSALLGWLRLASRSVWPAVVAHGFLNAAAVLPAVFNAPEETFSNVSVGLLGWTGWIVLGLLILLLVALHRLPVHISRQQVEEEGLTSGVSRFHHR; this is translated from the coding sequence ATGAGCTCCGAGTACGACCGAGTGGACGTTCGCGGGGTGGTCGGCTTCGTGCTGATCGCCTACATACCGGCATGGTTGCTGACCCTGCCGCTGTGGCTTTCCGGCCAGGGTCTGTCCTGGGGCTGGTACCCCCCGTTGCTGATCGCGATGATGTTCATGCCCGCCGTGGCGACGTTCGTGACGAACCGCTGGATCAGCCCGCGAGGCCGAATGCTCCGCGAGACCGGTGTGACCCATCCCAGCGGGATACGCGGCTGGTGGCGCTACGGGCTGCTCGGCTGGATCGGTGCGCCGGTGGCGATGCTGCTGGCGCTGTTGGTCGGCTGGGCGCTGACCGTCTACGACGCGCACTGGTTCGACTTCGCCGGGCTGCCGGGACAGCTCCGCTTCGCGCTGACCGACCAGGCCCCGGACTCCGCGTTCATGGGGGGCCTGCTGCTGGTGTTGCACGTGTTCGTGTTCGGCTGGCTGAACGTGATTCCCGCCGCCGGTGAGGAATGGGGCTGGCGGGGTTACCTCACCCCGGCCCTGCTGCCGCTGGGCCAACCCGCCGCTTTCCTGATCACCGGAGTGCTGTGGGGGCTCTGGCACGCTCCGCTGCTGGTGCTGGGGTACAACTACCCGACCGTGCCCGTAGTGGCCGCCTTCATCATGATGATCATTTTCTGCGTGCTGGTCAGCGCGCTGCTCGGCTGGCTCAGGCTGGCCTCGCGCAGTGTGTGGCCCGCCGTGGTCGCGCACGGTTTCCTCAACGCCGCGGCCGTGCTCCCCGCCGTGTTCAACGCACCGGAGGAGACGTTCTCCAACGTCTCGGTGGGTCTGCTCGGCTGGACCGGCTGGATCGTGCTGGGGTTGCTGATCCTGCTGCTGGTGGCGCTGCACCGGCTGCCGGTACACATCTCACGGCAACAGGTGGAAGAGGAGGGCCTCACCAGCGGCGTCTCCCGGTTCCACCACCGCTGA
- a CDS encoding 5-methyltetrahydropteroyltriglutamate--homocysteine methyltransferase (product_source=KO:K00549; cath_funfam=3.20.20.210; cog=COG0620; ko=KO:K00549; pfam=PF01717,PF08267; superfamily=51726; tigrfam=TIGR01371) translates to MTSEIGSTVLGYPRIGPQRELKRALESYWAGRSGKEQLRETARTLRAQSWRELHEAGLESVPSNTFSYYDQILDTAVTFGAVPERYRELRLDPLDTYFAMARGVESTPPLEMTKWFDTNYHYLVPEIGPDTGFGLADRTPVERFQEARELGITTRPVLVGPLTFLLLSKSAEGAPSSFAPLHRLDDLLEVYAELLRELHRAGAEWVQLDEPAFAADREPAELEKLRGAYRRLGELTARPKLFVPTYFGDPGEALGVLASSPIEAVGVDLVAGSTTMEVLSGLTGLRNKTLVAGLVEGRNIWRTDLDDALSKAATLLGLAGEVSVGTSCSLLHVPYDVEAERDIDPQVKSWLAFARQKVEEVVLLDRALHEGREAVRDQLDRARAPIEDRRNAARLHDKAVRDRISKLRPQDADRGEYTKRRADQQRALGLPPLPTTTIGSFPQTTDVRKARAQLRDGKIDEATYNTRMVDEIQRVITMQEELGLDVLVHGEPERNDMVQYFSEYMNGFVSTLNGWVQSYGSRCVRPPILFGDVSRPDPITVEWAKKAQSMTNKPVKGMLTGPVTILAWSFVRDDQPLGDTANQVALAIRDEVSDLESAGIGVVQVDEPALRELLPLRSERHGQYLEWAVRSFRLATAGVTDATQIHTHLCYSEFGEVINAIVDLDADVTSLEAARSRMEVLDDLNEVGFARGVGPGVYDIHSPRVPDSDEIEKLLGAALEAVPAERLWVNPDCGLKTRGYEEVRTALENMRVATERVRGSSRS, encoded by the coding sequence TTGACCAGCGAAATCGGATCCACCGTACTCGGATACCCCCGCATCGGCCCGCAGCGGGAACTCAAGCGGGCCCTGGAGAGCTACTGGGCGGGCAGGAGCGGTAAGGAACAACTGCGCGAAACCGCCCGCACGCTGCGTGCCCAGAGCTGGCGGGAACTGCACGAGGCGGGTCTGGAATCCGTTCCCAGCAACACGTTCTCCTATTACGACCAGATCCTGGACACCGCGGTGACCTTCGGTGCCGTACCGGAGCGCTACCGCGAGCTGAGGCTGGACCCGTTGGACACCTACTTCGCCATGGCACGCGGTGTGGAATCCACCCCGCCGCTGGAGATGACGAAGTGGTTCGACACCAACTACCACTACCTCGTTCCCGAGATCGGTCCGGACACCGGGTTCGGCCTCGCCGACCGCACCCCCGTGGAGCGGTTCCAGGAGGCGCGGGAACTCGGGATAACCACCCGCCCCGTGCTGGTGGGGCCGCTGACCTTCCTGCTGCTGTCCAAGAGCGCCGAGGGGGCACCGTCCTCCTTCGCGCCGCTGCACCGGTTGGACGACCTGCTGGAGGTTTACGCCGAGCTGTTGCGGGAACTCCACCGCGCCGGTGCGGAGTGGGTGCAGCTGGACGAGCCCGCGTTCGCGGCCGACCGCGAGCCGGCGGAACTCGAGAAGCTGCGCGGCGCCTACCGCAGGCTCGGTGAGCTCACCGCACGGCCGAAACTGTTCGTGCCCACCTACTTCGGCGATCCGGGCGAGGCCCTCGGCGTGCTGGCCTCCTCGCCGATCGAGGCGGTCGGGGTCGATCTCGTGGCGGGCTCGACCACGATGGAGGTGCTGTCCGGACTGACCGGCCTGCGGAACAAGACACTGGTGGCCGGTCTGGTGGAGGGCCGCAACATCTGGCGGACCGACCTCGACGACGCGCTGTCCAAGGCGGCGACGCTGCTCGGTCTCGCCGGTGAGGTCTCGGTGGGCACCTCGTGCTCGCTGCTGCACGTGCCCTACGACGTCGAGGCCGAGCGGGACATCGACCCGCAGGTCAAGTCCTGGCTGGCGTTCGCGCGGCAGAAGGTCGAGGAGGTCGTGCTGCTCGACCGCGCCCTGCACGAGGGACGCGAGGCGGTACGCGACCAGTTGGACAGGGCCCGCGCTCCGATCGAGGACCGGCGGAACGCGGCCAGGCTGCACGACAAGGCGGTGCGTGATCGCATCTCGAAACTGCGCCCGCAGGACGCGGATCGCGGTGAGTACACCAAGCGGCGTGCGGATCAGCAGCGGGCACTGGGACTTCCGCCGCTGCCGACCACGACGATCGGCTCGTTCCCGCAAACCACGGACGTGCGCAAGGCGCGCGCCCAGCTCCGGGACGGCAAGATCGACGAGGCCACCTACAACACCAGGATGGTCGACGAGATCCAGCGCGTGATCACCATGCAGGAAGAGCTCGGCCTCGACGTGCTCGTGCACGGCGAACCCGAGCGCAACGACATGGTGCAGTACTTCTCGGAGTACATGAACGGCTTCGTGAGCACGCTGAACGGCTGGGTGCAGTCCTACGGCTCGCGCTGCGTGCGCCCGCCGATCCTGTTCGGCGACGTCTCGCGGCCCGATCCCATCACCGTCGAGTGGGCCAAGAAGGCCCAGAGCATGACCAACAAGCCGGTCAAGGGCATGCTCACCGGCCCGGTCACCATCCTGGCCTGGTCCTTCGTCCGGGACGACCAGCCGCTCGGGGACACGGCCAACCAGGTGGCGCTGGCGATCCGGGACGAGGTGAGCGACCTCGAATCGGCCGGTATCGGCGTGGTGCAGGTCGACGAGCCCGCACTGCGCGAGCTGCTACCGCTGCGTTCCGAACGGCACGGGCAGTACCTGGAGTGGGCGGTGCGCTCGTTCCGACTGGCCACGGCGGGCGTCACCGACGCCACGCAGATCCACACCCACCTGTGCTACTCCGAGTTCGGCGAGGTCATCAACGCGATCGTGGACCTCGACGCGGACGTGACGAGCTTGGAGGCCGCTCGTTCCCGCATGGAGGTGCTGGACGACCTCAACGAGGTCGGGTTCGCCAGAGGCGTCGGTCCGGGTGTCTACGACATCCACTCACCACGTGTGCCGGATTCCGACGAGATCGAGAAGCTGCTCGGCGCGGCCCTGGAGGCGGTGCCCGCCGAGCGGCTGTGGGTCAACCCCGACTGCGGGCTCAAGACCCGTGGTTACGAGGAGGTGCGGACCGCCCTGGAGAACATGCGTGTCGCGACCGAGCGGGTGCGCGGCTCGTCGCGGAGCTGA